The following DNA comes from Erigeron canadensis isolate Cc75 chromosome 3, C_canadensis_v1, whole genome shotgun sequence.
TCTATTGAGGAGGCTTATTAATGGCCCATCGAGTTTGGACCAAATGCCcaattattttatgaaaaatttaaaataaattaatttaataagtttacaAACATAAATCTTCAAAGCTGATAATGATATTTATGTAACACGAAATGGATACTCGCACAAtatggtggcggtggcggtggcggcaacggATGGTGTTAGaagtggtggtggtaacgatgtgattattaatctataAGTAATTGACATAAAtggtagtatagttattttatggttaagagatgtatgCCCAACTAGACATTTAATGTCCCTTATGTCTTTCGGGcaaatgttggtcacgggttcaaaacctttgaaaggcatattgggaagtctttgccaatgagCTGGAGCATGGGGGATTTCTCTAGCATGAGCTAGTTTTCTTCAtaacggtagtgggacttccaccgcctGTCACGTCCTCGGATTGACCGTGTTGGTGACTTGGTTGATCTCTACCTGACGATGAAGATTCATGCCGCTGAGTCAAATCATcactgttgttcaaaaaaatatatatatcatagagAAATTTAGtggaaatattaaaattaattaataaaagagatagatagtttggataaatatgggtgtaaaatattttaggggatatattgggtagatttagtgtttGAGTTTgaaatgtgttgaaaataaaggtattttgggtattttaaagatagaaagttaaaaagaggaaagagtagtttgtttattaatatattatagatttttaaGTTTATCGATAAGTTTTTTTCATTTGAActgtgttttttatttatttttaactgtataaaagtaaatattattTATGGTAGACTAAATTGTCTTGACCAAATTTGTACGACCAAAGTatgatttagaaaaaaaacaaaactcgTAAATGTGTCAACTCATATTCGAACCATTAATTATGACGTAtagcaaaattaaaagtttggaattaaaaaaaactatttattaAAACCACATATTCTAGTTCAATATTGTATTTCCCATTATATCTCAATAGTTGAGCACCAATTTTATATGCTCTCAAGTTCGAGACATAAGAATGATATTTGAGGGAATTTCACAACAAAGTCCTAAAGTAAATCATGTTTGAGTCATGCAGAGAGGCAAGGTTTTATCCCATTAAATGTCGTGTCTttgggcggtttagttgggagtttctcctcctactaggtattgagggtgagaggACTCTCTAACACaaatccggttaagacaacgtaatcTGAATCCCTATTGCAAGTTTATGATTcacaatttttgaaaaaaaaataataaataaataatttttaagagAACTATATAATCTCCACTagttatatataacattattatatttttattttattattttcacaTGAAACCTCCTTCCTCTCTCACTTTTTAAGATCTCACCAAACCATTTCTCCCTCTcatatatctctctctctaaaaccaCTTCCAAATCCTCCATTAAACATCATATCAATCACCTACAAAACATACATACCACAAGAGTAACCAATCTCATCTCTACAtataaacacacaaaaacaccaaaatcaaaagattcaCCAAATAACAATTATCCAATCAACAAATCAAACCATGCTTTCAAATCCACAAAACTCACAATCCtttttcaccaccaccacacccaCCGGTTGCAACAAACAAACCTCTCACACATGTGTCACTAACCGCATCCCAGACACCATAGCTCGGTTTCACACACACCCGGTTAGCCAAAACCAATGTTGCTCAGCCGTCATCCAACAAGTCAACGCCCCAGTCAACACAGTTTGGTCCGTAGTTCGTCGGTTTGATAACCCACAAGCATACAAACATTTTGTCAAAAGTTGCAACGTTCTAGACGGTAATGGAACCGACATTGGAACGTTGCGACAagtaaacattatatctggtctaccaGCGGTTAATTCAACTGAACGTCTTGAAATACTTGATGATGAACATCATGTATTTAGTTTTAGTATTGTGGGTGGTGATCATAGACTTTCTAATTATAAATCTGTTACTACTTTACATCCAACAGCCAATGGAAATGGGACAGTTGTTGTTGAGTCGTACGTTGTGGATATTCCACATGGGAATACAAAAGAAGAAACTTTTGGTTTTGTTGATACCATTGTGAAATGTAATTTACAATCTTTAGCTAAGATAGCTGAGAATATCAAGAtttgataaattatatatacatgatgatcaaagaatgtatgtaaatttttattttatgtgagCTTTGTAATAAGtttatgtgaattttttttttcttttcagaatTGAATTGTGATGATGGTATCTGAACGATTCTGTTTGttagccgttaaaaaaaaacctccAATAAAAAAACCTCCAAACAATGATATGATGGAAGAAGTTAAGAGATGATTGTTTGATTGGTTTTAGGCATGGTTATCCCATTGCATTCTTTGTTCTTGCCAagtaatgttattttattttcgaTCACTAGCTATTAGTTTTAATTACTTAATGAGATTAGTTGATCACCATgaagattttttttcttcttttcctaaaagtaaagaaagatagtGATGTTGTATTGGATTTATATTTATGACTAATCATTGTTTATTAATTAGATCTAAATTGTAACTACATCCATTGCAATATATGTGAGTGTATATTAACTCTTGTGAGATATCGATGATTTAATGCAAATTTTTTAGTAGAGAAcaacttaatttattttattttaaaggtcGTTCGATCACGTACAATTTAGTGAATGTACTCATAAACAAATTCAATGATTCAATCTTATTTaagataaaaagttatatatatgttcaagCGCGCTCAAGCAGGTTATTTGATAACATCCTATACTTTGAATTATCAAATGCCAAGTAGGTTGAAAATTAGAATAATATAATAGATagtcaaataaaaaaacacaaaaaatttaaagtttccACGTGAAACAGCCGACTTTGATAGCTGTTTTTGCAAATTTTAAATTGAAGTTTAAAGTATATGATACAACCGTACAGTATGGTCATTACTTGTCTACTTCATCCATCCATAAAAATAGTCGATCAACAAAACATCaggtttttataattaatattagataGATTATCTAATTACTTAAAACGTTATAATTTAGCTTAACTAGTTAATaagatatttttaattaatactaTATTACAAAGGAAAGGAAAAACGAATCAAGAAGTTTCCAAGTTTCTGGAAAAAGTAAAAGAAGGGGAATAGTTGAAGACAATTCTTTTAGGAGGAAAAGTGCAAAAATATTGCAGAGAAAAGAagaataattttgttttaaataattaaaggtGATGGAAATCAACAACCAACCTTTGCAAGTTGAGGGATTAATGACACCATAAACACCAACTTGCCTCTCTTTAAAATTACAATGCCTCTTTTGTTTAATGACACCATAACCAACTTGCATATTTTCCTCTTACAACTTGCATTGTGTGGGACATACCAAGAatagttttaattttgttttgcatTACATTTTAAATGAGTtagttttatttcattattgatGTGATAAGTAAACCACTATAAATATTCTAATACATAGATGATAAATATGTGAAGATTTTAGATACAATGTTCTTGGTCATTCTAAACATGTGTTCACTACGAAGAAAGAGAAATATGACCTTTTCTAATACTCGTAACATCCTTTTCAGCTCAACGTCAAATTAGCTTTTTCAAATTAACTTGATGATACATTTTTCACAACAGTTATTTACttcttttattgttttactAGTCGTTAGGCCAAATAGATAAAGTACAAATAAAAGtatgaaacatataaaaattaactctatatcaatatcaatttcagttaatttttttttcaacttttttattgACAAATTCGTTACTTTTATTGAAGATTAACTTCATATCAATATCGatttcagtaaaaaaaaaaccatttttgtAGCcgaacttgttttttttttgtggagAATAGTCGTAGCTTTAATTTTTTGGTTAAGAATATATGAGGTTTTTTTTCcctaaattgtatatatatatatatatatatatataataactttttggaGAGTTTTAAAGATGAGAggatttggtttttatttttttattaattaataggtCGGCCTAGCAAAGTTTtattaatgacaaaaatattcaaaaatagaagattaattAAGAGGAAAAATTAGGCTAAAAGAAGAAATTAGAGGTCCCAAGTGTACTTCCAATATTCtcatttagttatattatatattttacacacatatatagctacaaatatatattaattggacCTACACCTTCTTCCATTACCCGTCACTTAAGTGAAGGGAGCCAACTCACGTGACATTGACGAAGTGGTGTCAATGGTTCACCAACTAGAAGAGAAACCGACGAGCTATTGTCACAAGTctaattcaaataaaaatgatagAGTTAAATAGAGATCGCAAAGAGAGATCGTCTTTAATAAGTACTATCGGGTCGTAGTTCGAAATGGGTCATGCTTGTTAAGAAATATTTTCAGGATCAGTAAAGATCATCATTTTCCGAGATAAAGGATTTCCTCTTAGACAACAAGAAAAGGATCAGCCAAGATTAATGTCTTTGATTTTGTTTCTATAATTAGCATATTTCTCATTGTATAAATAGGGGTCTTGTGTTCACTGTTTTATCAtcacaaaaatcaataaaacatattattcaTCCTCTATAGATTCACATGGTATCAAAGCAAACGGTTCTAGCGTCATCATCTATCTTCTCATCACCCACCAAATCACCAAAAAAACGAACCTAAAGCCACCATGGTTGATGGAGCCGATGACAGCAGTTCAGATTTGGCTTTACAGTTAGCCAATTTCTTGCAAAATAATGCTAGCCATCAATCACAAAATCTGAAATTATCAGACAATCTCCAAATAAATCTAAAACTAAATAGCCAAATTTACGCTTTATGGACTTGGATGATCCGAGTTGCCATAGGCGGCAAATCATCACCTTATCAAAAACCCACCAGAAAAGGCATCAACAGAAAAATATGAACAATGGGAGAAGGAAGACTTGATAGTTTTTTCATGGCTCATCCAGGATATTGAATCGGTTTTGGCTAGAAACCTCACCGAATTTTCCACGTCAAAGGAACTATGGGATGCCTTGGCAACCACATATAGCAGCGACAAAGACAAGTTGCAGGCCTTGAATGTCCACGCAAAGCAAACGAACTCAAGCAAAATGAGAAATCACTTGAAGATTTCTGGATTTCTCTCCAAGGTGTGTGGGAAGAGATCGACCGAAGTGACCCGAATCCCATGAAGTGTCCAGAAGACATAAAAATATATGCCAAACATAGATCCAAGCAGAAATTGTTCCAATTCCTAAATGGATTGGATCGAAAATTCAAGCATAATAAATGGGAAGTTCTCCGGGTCGACCTCTTACCAACTGTCGAGACTTCATACGCTACCATTAAGTCGCCCACCAAACAATCTTGGAAGCAACTAGCAGTGAGAATGACGCGTGTGGCTGCCGGATTAATGACCGGAGAAGCAAGCGGCATAGGGTTGGCAACCAAAGGGTTTCAAAAATTCGACGGCAAAAGGAAACAAATCACCAAAGAAAATAAATCCCATTTAAAGTGTGAAGAGTGCGGCATGGCTCGACATACTAAAGATCAATGTTTCGAATTGATTGCTTACCCCGATTGGTGGACCGAAAATCATAAAATGACCAACAAAAAGGGTACCAATAAAACTCCTACCACCAAAGCCACAAACCCCACCAATGATAATAGTAACCGGCGATCAGATGGCGGCTTTGGAGGAGTAGCGGCGACGGTCGGAGTTGCAGAGGATGAGAGTTTTTTGGTGGTAGTAGGTTACAAGGAAAGAGGGGATAACCCTAGTTTCCTTGAAaatatttctctttttttagAACAATATAGGAAAGTAAACAATTATAAAGGAAAGTGTGTCTCGGCCGAACCACACAATTGTCTTAAAGGAACCAACCCACAAAATTGTTTTAATGATACTTTTAAAATAGGCCCACATAATAGGCTTTATTATTTTGAAGGCCCAAGAACAAATGGAAAAGTCTACATGACCCAAAACAGTTGTGACAAGTCTAATGAGCCATGGATTTTTGACTGCGGAGCAATGGATACGATGACTTACGAGTTATTGGATTTCATAAAAAGTCGAAACCTGGGAAAACTCATATCCAAGCTGCAAATAAAGGGAAAATGAACATGAAAACTGGTGGAACAATTAAAATCTCCACAGACATTCAATCATCTAATTCTCTTTATGTTCTTGCCTTGTCAGAAAAACTTTTGTCAATAAGTCATGTAACAAAAGAGCTCAAATACTCAGTTCTCATGCATCCAAAACTTTGTCTTTTACAGGATATCAGGACGGGACGGATCATTAGGCGTGGCACTGAGAGAGAGGGAATGTACTATGTTGATGAAGTAAATTCAAATGGGAGTGTGATGCTTGCTCATGAGACAAGTGAAAGGGAATCCTGGCTGTGGCATAGAAGACTGGGACATCCTTCAGTTAGTTACTTACATACTTTGTTTCTTAAACTTTTTCCATTAAATAAGTCAATTTCTTGTGAAACATACATTTTAGCTAAAAGCCATAGACAAACCTATAAACCGAGTAATACTAGAATTGAAGTTTCTTTTTCATTGATTCATTATGATGTGTGGGGCCCTGCCCCAGTTCTCGGGGGTCAAAATTTTcgatattatgttatatttgttgatgattgTACCTGGATGACTTGgggatttattttttaaaaaataaggtgGAGGTTTATGATAGGTTCAGTATTTTTTACACCATGATCCCAACCCAATTTCAACAATCTATAAAAGTTGCGAGATCAGATAACGGTGGAGAATACGTAAATACAAAACTAAACCTATTCTTTCAATCCAAGGGAATTGTACATCAAACCACATGTCTACATACCCcaaaacaaaatggtgttgaCGAACGGAAAAACAGACTTTTACTAGAAATGACTAGAGCTCTAGTAATTGAGTCACATGTTCCAAAACATTTTTGGCCAAAAGCGTTAGCCACTGCTACTTACCTAATTAACCAACTCCCAACGAAAATCctcaaaatgaaaacaaaaacttaaaacCCTTACCGAATACCATAAAATTCCTTTAGCACTTACTCTCTCACCTAAGGTGTTTGGATGTACTGTTTTTGTCCATATTCCGAAGTCATATCGTGACAAACTTAATCCTTGTGCGGAAAAATGTGTCTTTGTGGGATATGGAGTCACTCAGAAAGGGTACAGGTGTTATAATCTAAAAACCCATCGTATGTTCACCACAATGAACTGTGACTTTCTTGAACCAAAGTATTTTTACTCCTCGCCATACAGTGGTCAGGTGGAGGAACAGTATGACACAGTGAGTTGGCTATGGTATTCTTCAGAAACAAGCTCCTAAAGCTCTCAAACTTCTAGTACCACTATTGATGAAAATCAACAAATCTCTCAAGAATTACAGTGTCCTCCTCAAACTGTTAGTGTCACTAGAAATGTGAGTCCAAACTTGGTATCCGAGGTACGTTATTCTTCACCTGAAACTGAAACTGCTATCCCAGATTCCATAAATGAAAGTGTGCAGGGCAGTGAAGAACAGGTAGAACAAGTTGAACAAGCTGCTACAAGTGTGTCTGGAAAGTACGTGCTCCTGGCAAGGTCTACCCGAGGTATTCTTGCAAAGCGCTATTCCCGAGAAAAAATTCCCAGGAAATCTAGATACAATATGGCAATCATAGCAAAAAGCGTTCTGTCTGAAGAAGCAAAAGCATTCATAGCAAAATTATATTCAGTAGAAATTCCATCAAATGTAGATCAAGCCTTGAAGTtacaaaaatggaaaaatgcTATGGATGTTGAGATCGATGTGCTGGTTAAAAATGACACATGGGACATATGTGTTTTGCCATAAGGGAATAAGCCAGTAGGATGCCGGTGGGTTTATACAGTGAAATACAGTATAAAGCTCGATTGGTTGCCAAaggatacactcaaacatatggAATTTATTACTATGAAACGTTTTCTACAGTTGCAAAGCTAGATACAATTAGGATTTTGTTCTCTATAGCAGCAAACCAAGGCTGGCATCTCCATCAGTTTGATGTAAAAAATGTCTTTGTACACGGAGAGTTAAAAGAATAAGTTTATATGGAACCTCCACCTGGTTTTTCACAAGATTTTAAGCATGGAGAAGTCTGGAAGCTGAAGCGATCACTTTATGGATTAAAACAGTCACCTAAAGCCTGGTTTGGCAGGTTCACACTGGCAACGAAAAAGTATGGTTACAAACAAAGTAATTCTGATCATACTTTGTACTTGAGTTAGAGAGGAGATCGTATAACGtgcttaattatatatgttgatgacatgattATTACTGGGAATGACGAAAGTGATATCAAGAAGCTTAAAGAAAGTTTGTATGCAGAAGTTGAAATGAAGGACTTGGGTATTTTCTCGGAATTAAAGTGCTGAGATCACAACAAAGGATATCATTTGTCAGAAGAAGTATATTCTGGATTTCCTGGCAGAAACAGGGATGATTGATTGTAAACCAGCAGACACACCCATGATTGTAAACCAAAGGTTGTTTGTGAAATCAGATGCTGAATTTGCTGATAAAAGTAGATATCAACGAATAGTGGGAAAGTTAATATATCTAGCTCACACTCGTCCAGATATAGCTTATGATGTTGGAGTGGTAAGCCAGTTTATGCACTAACCTTACGAAGAACACATGGAGGTAGCTTTGAGGATTATCAGATACCTCAATGGAACTGCTGGTCATGAAGTACTTTTTAATGCAAATGGTCATCTTGatatccaaatatatatagatgttgATTGGGCTGGAGACAAAGGAAACAGGAAATCAATTTCAGGATATTTCTCTCTAGTATGTGGTAATCTCGTTACTTGGAAGAGTAAGAAACAAATGCTTGTTTCTCTATCAAGTGCTGAAGCTGAATTTCGTCGGACAACCAAGGGATTAGCAGAAGCTTTATGGCTGAAAAATCTTGTGACAGAATTAGGGTTCGCTCCTAAAATGAGTATTCAGATTATGAGCGATAATGAAGCAGCTATTCAAATCTCGAAAAAATCCAGTGCAACATGATAGGACTACACATGTAGAAGCTGATCgacattttattaaagaaatgattaaagattaaatcattAAGCTTCCTTTAGTCAGATCTGAAGACCAGCTTGCATATATCTTAACTAAGGCAGTAGGAACAATCATTTTCTACAAGTGTCTGgacaaatttgatttttgtgATCCCAccattcaacttgagggggagtgttagaaAGTATTTTCTGGATCAATAAAGATCATCATTTCCAGAGATAACGGATTCCCTCTTAGACAACAAGAAAATGATCAGCCAAGATTAATGTCTttgattttgtttctttaattaacatatttctcATTGTATAAATAGGGGCCTCTTGTTCAATGTTTTATCATCACAAAAATCAATATAACATATTATTCATTCTCTGTAGATTCCCAATGCTCAACACAAATAACCAATCTTTAAGAACGAGCCAACAGAATAATCAACTATCTAGGACTTCTTTAGATAGAGGTGATATGTTGGTTCCAAGTTTTTAAAAACTAGTTTAGTAAAACACAATGTTAATACAGGATAAGATACAAATTTTATTCTttaatgtataacatttttattagtTGGATTAATAATTACAAACTTAGATTAGACTCATTAAACTTTTTAGGCAAAAACCCAACATTTTGTTGATGTCCATTGCCATCAAATCCTTGTACGAATGGTCTCCGTAAAACCTTTCGCGCATATTGTTCTAACCAATAAGAGAATGGGCAACGCATAGAATGCGACAAGCACCGAACTGGGATATCTTTAATCATGCAACATAATACATCTGTCATCCTTATTTTCCATCCCAGGTTGATTCTCACATATTATAGCAGACACGGATAAAGTCATTTGTTAGATCTATTTTTGGGCTGACTATAATCTTAAATTGATATTCATAACCAACTTGATCTCGTGTCTTCATTCCTTGTAAttgacttggattgaatgataATGCAACCTTAAGGAACACAAACTTCCATATGATAACTCTTTGTAATTGGATTGGATCAGAAATGTCTCAAAGTGAGTCATTGACCATCATACAAACTTATAAGATTTTATGAAGTATTTCGTATTAGATTGTTATCACCAAATCTATACTTTACATTAGGACTCAATAGTAACAGTTACATTTTACCGCTTCtcatttaactaaatttgacttttatactaaataacttaaagaaaaaagaaagtaaaaaaaaaagaaaaagttaggGAATGGAAAAGGATAAAGTTGCAAAATGCTCCAAGAGGCTATGCTTGGTTGGGATAAAATGAATGGTCTTATTATGGGTTTTGATCAtgtgaaaactaaatttttcgtgaaaactagaaaactatcaacacattgtgttctgaatttaacacaatgtgtttttaatatgtttttcgaaaacacattgtgttaacttcatatcacagtgtgtttgaacaattttctgatttacaatgctatcaaaaacacaccgtgatttaaaacttaacacaacgtattttagattacacaataaaaacacattgtgtttaaaacacaattaaaacacattgtgttaaattcagatcacaatgtgttttggcaGTTTTCTAGTTGTCAcagaaaatttagttttcaaattaaCATTTCACGTCTTATTATAAGACTAAAATTATcatttaactttaattaaaaaaggTTACAGAAACACATAATATTGAACAAATATCTTATGACAAATTGATCGGTTAACTCTGAAGTcaaataaaatgttataaatcaaTTAACTTTTACAATAGGCAAATTGTCAAAAATTGAGCAATTTCTTTCACATTAAAAGGTAACTATAGTTTCTAATTTGAAACATATAAAGGGCAAACCCTAGTGGAcaggggtatcttctaaatctacTTTATGGGCCCGGGGTGAGTTTACCCAAGATCtcaggttcgagtcttggggttctcatctcaaagaAATTTTTCCATGAGGatggggttggaggtccagaaaATCTCTAGTTAAGATTATCTCAAACATatctgaatcgaaactcactttaaaaaaaaatattaataaataaaataaaatttattaaaaaaggaTAAAACAATGCTAAAGTGCAGGGATTATGCTGCTATGGTTAATGGTTATGGTGGTGGTAGTGAGGTTATATCTACCGATTTATCTATTCCAAATTAACTAACACTTCTTTTGTCAAACCTGCTCGAAATTATTCAAACTCGATTCGTAAAATGCTCGTTTTGAGCCGAGCTTAAATAAGCTCGAGTCGAATTCGAGCTTAACTGTTGACTCGTTTACTATTCGAGTTCGAGCTTGAGTTTCGAATCCATAACTCGATTAAGCTTACGAGCCTAAACgagctttcatatatataatataacaataatatatatatatatatacatattattatattactcgAACTTACATATACTAATCGAGCCGATCCTAAACGAGCTTTTTTCACGAGCCTTTAATAATCGAGTTTAgttttaatcatttaatgaGCTCGAGCTCGAGTCAAGCTCGAACATGTTTAGATTTTTGACAAATGAGTCGATCTCGAGCTGAGCTCGAGCTTTCTTAATTAGTcacgagccgagctcgagcttaAATATCAAGGCTCGAACGAGCTCGAGCATGAGCCCGAGTTCCTTTAACGATCTCGAGCTCGAGCACTGTCAAGTTCAGGCTCGGCTCGTTTACAcctctaaatttttattaaaataaataatttgactGGACTACCTTTgcaattacattaataatcaaataaaatcaCTCCTTTAAAACTTATGACTACTAAAATTATATCTTCTCTATATTTCTTCTAGACAACAAGTTTGGCCCGGACGTACTgactttttatatacatatctcCAGTTTCAAATAAAACTCATTATTTCCAGAGAAACCAATTTCTCCAACCCGGAGATGCTCACACCCAATTTTACTCACAAAACCTTAAttcttaaaaaatttaaaaatcaattcaaCTATTAATGGTTGGTCTTGACTtctatatttgatttaaaaaaacgATCCCATGAATCCATGATGTGAAGAAAAACACCACGAACCAATGGCCCATTAATCAAACATATTGAGCATAACATGATCGAACACCTGACACTGTTTGGCTTTTTGTATacttaaatagttaaatttatgtttttcgGGCCTTTTTTGAGAGTTTGCGTTTGGGTGTTTTTGGCCTGTGTGACTAATTGGGCTAATCTCATCTATTTGTGTATTTAGACTGCTATGGGCCTTATGGCTGTTTAAACATACATTAAATATATGGGCTCATCATTGACTTGAGTTTTTGGTTCATGTTGTAAAGTTAAACTAAATAAAGTTAATAAttttaacatttgaattgaaatcaaaggttaaAGTAGTTTTGAATCTTGATCCTTATAAAGTAAATTTATTTTCTAACTTTACAGGATCCttataattcattcaaattGAAAGTTTCATTTCATACAAATTTCTCTAACTCCTAGCTCGTGTTTCACTTACAAGTCTAATATAACGAAAAGACCAACAGCCTCTTAACTAGTTGGTTGCTAAATCTTTACAGAAGAGTACGTACACATTGTATTTACATGGAGTAATTGGCCGGGCTCACAAGCATAGATCGATCCATTAAGTCGAACCATTAGGACCTGTAACTAAAAACGAAGCAATACTCTCTGCAAGCATTAGCTTCTCAATATCCACCTTCTCACCAAACCTGTACGTAAAACAAATCTGACCTTGCGATTCAGCAGAGCCCAATTGCACAGGGAAAAACACCACTGCACTACACCTGTTGGAAGTGCATATTCATAAAGTTGTTTCAACGACTGATGAACTTCTCCGATGTATCTATCCCCAAGCTTACgcttgttagaatatgaacacatacataaccatataatcacgagtaagcgcaacggaagaaatcaaaacatatatgcaatcaaattagttaacaaagactagaattgagtcgtgtacctta
Coding sequences within:
- the LOC122592891 gene encoding abscisic acid receptor PYL4-like, with the protein product MLSNPQNSQSFFTTTTPTGCNKQTSHTCVTNRIPDTIARFHTHPVSQNQCCSAVIQQVNAPVNTVWSVVRRFDNPQAYKHFVKSCNVLDGNGTDIGTLRQVNIISGLPAVNSTERLEILDDEHHVFSFSIVGGDHRLSNYKSVTTLHPTANGNGTVVVESYVVDIPHGNTKEETFGFVDTIVKCNLQSLAKIAENIKI